In Halalkalibaculum roseum, a single window of DNA contains:
- a CDS encoding TolC family protein — translation MNKIVSVFVALIFVALCFKSADAQQSEDLGTLSLEQCITIAQDRSPVANAARYALIASKWQYRSFRADLLPSLSLSGDAPNYNKNIFSNILDNGQVTFSSRTQSEASASVSISQSILPTGGTLSLSSGLTRLGVFRGENTYLWQSTPLVVGLRQPIFQFNNLKWRNRLEPLQYEIAQKEFVEDMEGIALTVTQNFFNAYLAKINLQNAEFNVARNDSIYNISQGRYNLGNIAENDLLQSELALRNAEAELTRARIEYERSLNDFKILLGYPTDVQLELNPPDDLPEVQVNIEKAKQLAIENNSEALNYRLNEIQADQNLALAKSEGGFNADLIANYGLNQTSEEFADLYQNPENRQFITLGFDIPLFNWGKQQAQVNAARNQQREVANSIQFQRRQFDQRVQYIVSQFLQLRDQALLAAQSDTIAQRRYDVAQNRYLIGRIDITNLFIAQNEKDSARQGYIRALRDYWTGWYELRQLTLYNFLEDRPITYDL, via the coding sequence ATGAATAAAATCGTTTCCGTTTTTGTTGCACTGATATTTGTAGCACTCTGTTTTAAATCGGCTGATGCTCAGCAGTCAGAAGATCTGGGCACTCTTTCCCTGGAGCAATGTATAACCATAGCGCAGGATCGAAGTCCGGTTGCTAATGCGGCGCGATATGCCCTGATTGCCAGCAAGTGGCAGTACCGCTCCTTTAGGGCTGACTTACTCCCAAGTTTATCACTGAGTGGTGATGCTCCCAATTATAACAAGAATATCTTCTCAAATATTTTGGATAACGGGCAGGTTACTTTCTCGTCCCGTACCCAGTCGGAGGCTTCTGCTTCAGTATCCATCAGTCAGAGCATATTACCTACCGGCGGTACCCTGTCACTATCTTCGGGGCTTACGCGCCTGGGGGTTTTCAGAGGGGAAAATACTTATCTCTGGCAAAGTACACCCTTGGTAGTAGGTTTGCGGCAACCGATTTTTCAGTTTAACAATCTCAAATGGCGGAATCGGCTTGAACCGCTACAATATGAGATTGCGCAAAAAGAGTTTGTAGAAGACATGGAGGGTATTGCTCTTACGGTTACCCAAAATTTCTTCAATGCGTACCTAGCAAAAATCAATCTGCAGAATGCCGAGTTTAATGTAGCCAGAAACGACTCTATTTATAACATATCGCAGGGACGTTATAACCTGGGCAATATTGCCGAAAATGACCTTTTACAGAGTGAGCTGGCGCTTCGCAATGCGGAAGCAGAACTGACCCGGGCCCGTATAGAATATGAACGAAGCCTGAATGATTTTAAGATTCTACTGGGATATCCAACCGACGTTCAGCTTGAACTCAACCCGCCGGATGATTTACCTGAGGTGCAGGTCAATATCGAAAAAGCCAAGCAGCTAGCCATTGAAAATAACAGTGAGGCCCTTAATTATCGGCTCAATGAAATTCAGGCTGATCAGAACCTGGCTCTTGCAAAAAGCGAGGGTGGGTTCAATGCTGACTTGATCGCCAACTATGGTTTGAACCAGACCTCTGAAGAATTTGCTGACCTCTATCAAAACCCGGAAAACCGCCAATTTATAACTCTGGGCTTTGATATCCCGCTTTTCAACTGGGGAAAACAGCAGGCGCAGGTGAATGCGGCGCGTAACCAGCAGCGGGAAGTTGCCAACAGCATTCAGTTTCAGCGAAGACAGTTCGATCAGAGGGTTCAATATATCGTCAGCCAGTTTTTGCAACTGCGTGACCAGGCCTTGCTTGCCGCCCAGTCAGACACCATTGCGCAGCGCCGGTATGATGTGGCCCAAAACAGATACCTGATTGGAAGAATAGATATTACAAACCTATTCATCGCCCAAAATGAAAAAGACAGTGCCAGACAAGGCTATATCCGGGCACTCAGGGACTACTGGACCGGCTGGTACGAGTTGCGACAGCTCACCCTCTATAATTTTCTTGAAGACCGGCCAATCACTTACGACCTGTAA
- a CDS encoding Gfo/Idh/MocA family protein: protein MSNEKKEESNKGKGISRKNFLGKAALAAGGMMVVPRHVLGGSGYQAPSDTLNIACIGVGGMGASNTQSLAEIGENIYALCDVDEEYAAETLYNYPKAKRYVDFREMLEKEKEIDAVMVATPDNTHAAIAIHAMKMGKHAFVQKPLTRTIYEARRMAEVAKETGVATQMGNQGHNFEGTIKTVNWIRQGVIGEVTKVDCWTNRPRGFWPQGTQVQRSDEIPVVPYTMHWDLWIGPSRYRPYHPDIAPFAWRGRWDFGAGALGDMGAHIMDQSYWALDLGMPKDIHASSTPFNDEAFPLGSIVNYTFPAKGDRGEIKLTWYDGGMLPPRPDELEDGKPMGSWGGGMIFHGSEGKLMADVYGNNPRFIPESDLEKFGQPEQTIEQPPEIHQEWVNAAKGNGTTSSNFDYAAKLTETMLLGNMAIKFSDQNIKLQWDAENMKVPNLEEANEWLDVRNNFRPGWREMIG from the coding sequence ATGAGTAACGAGAAGAAGGAAGAGTCCAACAAAGGCAAAGGCATATCACGAAAAAATTTCCTGGGCAAAGCGGCATTGGCAGCAGGCGGCATGATGGTCGTTCCCCGCCATGTGTTGGGAGGAAGCGGTTACCAGGCACCCAGCGACACCCTGAATATTGCCTGTATCGGGGTAGGCGGCATGGGGGCAAGTAACACCCAATCCCTGGCTGAAATCGGTGAAAATATTTATGCTCTCTGCGATGTGGATGAAGAGTATGCGGCTGAGACACTGTACAATTATCCCAAAGCAAAACGCTACGTCGATTTCCGTGAGATGCTGGAAAAGGAAAAAGAGATCGATGCCGTGATGGTGGCCACACCCGATAATACGCACGCCGCTATTGCTATCCACGCCATGAAAATGGGTAAACACGCTTTTGTCCAAAAGCCGCTTACCAGAACGATCTATGAAGCACGCCGAATGGCGGAAGTGGCAAAGGAGACCGGGGTTGCAACGCAAATGGGGAACCAGGGACACAATTTTGAAGGGACCATAAAAACGGTAAACTGGATACGGCAAGGTGTCATTGGCGAGGTGACCAAGGTAGATTGCTGGACCAACCGTCCCAGAGGCTTCTGGCCGCAGGGTACCCAGGTGCAGCGATCGGATGAAATACCGGTAGTTCCCTATACCATGCATTGGGATCTATGGATCGGCCCTTCACGATACAGGCCTTATCATCCCGATATTGCTCCTTTCGCCTGGCGGGGTCGATGGGATTTTGGGGCAGGAGCACTGGGTGATATGGGTGCACATATTATGGATCAGTCATACTGGGCACTGGATCTAGGAATGCCAAAGGATATTCATGCCAGCAGTACTCCTTTTAATGACGAAGCATTTCCCCTGGGATCGATCGTAAACTATACCTTCCCGGCGAAGGGTGACAGGGGAGAGATAAAGCTTACCTGGTATGACGGCGGAATGCTGCCCCCTCGACCGGATGAACTGGAAGACGGCAAACCGATGGGATCCTGGGGTGGTGGTATGATTTTCCACGGCAGCGAAGGTAAGCTGATGGCGGATGTCTATGGCAATAATCCCAGGTTTATTCCGGAGTCGGATCTGGAAAAATTCGGACAGCCCGAGCAAACAATAGAACAGCCACCTGAAATTCACCAGGAATGGGTCAATGCAGCCAAAGGCAATGGAACAACCAGCTCTAATTTTGACTACGCCGCTAAGCTGACTGAAACCATGCTGCTGGGCAACATGGCTATCAAGTTCAGCGATCAAAATATCAAATTGCAGTGGGATGCGGAAAATATGAAAGTACCTAACCTGGAAGAGGCCAATGAATGGCTGGATGTGCGTAACAATTTCCGTCCCGGTTGGAGAGAAATGATCGGATAA
- the panC gene encoding pantoate--beta-alanine ligase, translating into MNVSDTIQGIRQEVASLKKQGKRVGFVPTMGALHSGHLSLIELAKKHADEVVVSIYVNPEQFGPDEDYEEYPRPLDVDLEECKKAGVSTVFTPSDDIMYGDEKFLSIDIDKLNEHMDGGSRPGFFEGIVLVVNKFFNIIEPDVAAFGQKDIQQFRILSRMVEEFNHDVELLMGPIIRANDGLALSSRNAYLDDHQRKIAPGLYRALQYLKKQIEDGAKNLEMMLNHQKAELEAKGFEIDYLNLFSYQKMAPVKEPETGTKYVLAGAVYLGETRLIDNIIIEL; encoded by the coding sequence ATGAACGTATCAGATACCATACAAGGCATTAGACAGGAAGTCGCTTCCCTTAAAAAGCAAGGGAAGAGAGTGGGCTTTGTGCCTACCATGGGCGCCCTGCATTCAGGGCATTTGTCACTGATAGAACTGGCAAAGAAGCATGCCGATGAGGTTGTAGTGTCAATTTATGTGAATCCCGAACAGTTTGGTCCGGATGAAGATTACGAGGAATATCCCCGACCACTGGATGTTGATCTGGAAGAGTGCAAAAAAGCAGGGGTATCGACGGTTTTCACACCCAGTGATGATATCATGTACGGGGATGAAAAGTTTTTGAGTATTGATATAGATAAGCTCAATGAGCATATGGATGGGGGATCCCGTCCGGGTTTTTTTGAGGGTATTGTTCTGGTAGTTAATAAGTTCTTTAACATTATCGAACCGGACGTAGCGGCTTTTGGCCAAAAGGATATTCAGCAATTTCGCATACTCAGCCGGATGGTTGAGGAGTTCAATCATGATGTAGAACTTCTGATGGGTCCGATTATAAGGGCCAATGATGGACTAGCACTCAGCAGTCGCAACGCCTACCTGGATGATCATCAGCGAAAAATAGCACCCGGACTATACCGCGCACTACAGTATCTTAAGAAGCAGATTGAGGATGGAGCGAAAAATCTGGAAATGATGTTAAACCACCAGAAAGCGGAACTGGAAGCAAAAGGTTTTGAAATTGATTATCTTAACCTGTTTTCTTACCAGAAGATGGCCCCGGTCAAGGAACCGGAGACAGGTACAAAATATGTGCTTGCAGGTGCCGTTTATCTTGGTGAGACCCGTTTGATAGACAACATTATTATTGAATTGTAG
- the panD gene encoding aspartate 1-decarboxylase, translating into MKLTMFKSKLHQMKVTEANLHYEGSITIDQDLLDKAGILPYEKVQVVNITNGSRLETYTIPGERKSRVCCLNGAAARLTQVGDRIIVISYAEMTPEEAGEHKPKVVIVDENNDPKKVVDETEYATKYDMKTGLVDNTIIEE; encoded by the coding sequence ATGAAATTGACGATGTTCAAGTCTAAACTGCACCAGATGAAGGTGACGGAAGCAAATCTTCATTACGAAGGCAGTATTACTATTGACCAAGACTTGCTCGATAAGGCCGGGATCCTACCCTATGAAAAGGTGCAGGTAGTGAATATTACCAACGGTTCACGTTTGGAAACCTATACCATCCCCGGGGAAAGAAAATCTCGTGTTTGCTGCCTGAACGGAGCCGCTGCTCGTCTTACCCAGGTGGGAGATCGTATTATTGTTATCTCCTATGCGGAAATGACTCCTGAAGAAGCCGGTGAACACAAGCCGAAGGTAGTGATCGTCGATGAGAATAATGATCCAAAAAAGGTAGTTGATGAAACAGAATATGCTACCAAATATGATATGAAAACGGGACTTGTCGACAATACGATTATCGAAGAATAG
- a CDS encoding efflux RND transporter periplasmic adaptor subunit, with protein sequence MNFLEYKKYLYWGGAFLLVIIFWLAFGSESNEAPVLYASPQQGTFKIDVTTTGELRAKNSTSIRGPEGIREFRIFNVPIQRLIPEGTVVKKGDFVAELDRSEITSSFQDAQLELEEAESQYESAQLDSTLTLSQARDNLINLEYAVEEAKIAVEQSKYESPAVQRQVEIDLERARRELEQARKNYKTQVRQAEVNLREIEADLKQERREVERIREIMSKFTIYAPENGMVIYKRNRDGSKTTEGSSISAWDPVVAELPDFSVMNSITYVNEVDIQNVRIGQNVDIGLDAMPEKELTGMVTDVANIGEQRPNSDSKVFQVVVELNEADTTIRPAMTTSNTIHVNKIENVVYVPLETIHTADSLNFVFKRDGLDMTMQQVVLGMMNDNDVIIHEGVSLNDQLYLSTPPDTAGVQKVYLPEDVLKEYRDEEETEEIVEQAPTNERTGDISERQRRRPVNRE encoded by the coding sequence ATGAATTTTCTCGAATACAAAAAATATCTCTACTGGGGAGGCGCATTTCTGCTTGTAATTATCTTCTGGCTGGCCTTTGGCAGTGAATCCAATGAGGCGCCGGTTTTATACGCTTCGCCCCAGCAAGGTACTTTTAAAATTGATGTTACCACCACAGGTGAATTGCGGGCAAAGAACTCTACCAGCATCCGGGGCCCTGAGGGAATTCGTGAATTTCGAATTTTCAACGTCCCCATTCAGCGACTAATCCCGGAAGGCACCGTAGTAAAGAAAGGTGATTTTGTAGCGGAACTTGACCGTTCTGAAATAACAAGCAGTTTTCAGGATGCCCAACTGGAATTGGAAGAAGCGGAATCTCAGTATGAGAGTGCCCAGCTCGACAGTACCTTAACTCTTTCCCAGGCCAGGGATAATCTGATTAACCTGGAATACGCCGTCGAAGAAGCCAAAATTGCTGTTGAGCAATCGAAATACGAGTCACCTGCCGTGCAAAGACAAGTTGAGATTGACCTGGAACGAGCCCGGCGTGAGCTTGAACAGGCCAGAAAAAATTACAAAACACAGGTTCGACAGGCCGAAGTAAACCTGCGTGAAATTGAAGCAGATCTTAAACAGGAGCGCAGGGAAGTGGAGCGCATTCGTGAAATCATGAGCAAGTTCACCATCTACGCTCCTGAAAACGGCATGGTTATCTACAAACGCAACAGAGACGGTTCCAAAACAACGGAAGGTAGTTCCATCAGTGCCTGGGACCCGGTAGTGGCTGAACTGCCCGATTTCAGTGTAATGAACTCTATTACCTATGTTAACGAGGTAGATATACAGAATGTAAGGATCGGTCAAAACGTAGATATAGGTTTGGATGCCATGCCGGAGAAAGAACTTACAGGCATGGTTACTGATGTAGCCAACATCGGTGAGCAGCGTCCCAACTCTGATTCCAAAGTATTTCAGGTAGTGGTAGAATTGAATGAAGCAGATACCACAATCAGGCCTGCTATGACTACCAGTAATACCATCCACGTAAACAAAATTGAGAATGTAGTCTATGTGCCGCTTGAGACCATTCACACAGCTGATTCCCTGAATTTTGTATTTAAACGGGACGGTCTTGACATGACCATGCAGCAGGTGGTATTAGGCATGATGAATGATAATGATGTCATCATTCATGAGGGCGTATCACTAAATGACCAACTCTACCTCTCAACTCCTCCAGATACGGCCGGTGTGCAAAAAGTTTATCTGCCGGAAGATGTTTTAAAGGAATACCGTGATGAGGAAGAGACAGAAGAAATTGTAGAACAGGCACCTACCAATGAAAGAACCGGTGATATTTCGGAGCGGCAGAGAAGAAGGCCTGTTAATCGAGAATAG
- a CDS encoding carbohydrate deacetylase, with protein sequence MSANSQSTDHDSDTEKYLMIRTDDVGMSHSVNTGVIQLLETGYPVSASVMFACPWYQEAVSILKEYDNVSVGIHLTLNSEWEHYRWGPVAGRDAVPSLTDENGYFFHSSSTLYENNPDRAELEKELRSQIERALASGLEIDYVDYHMGTAMGDPMFREVTENLAKEYKLGLWGYFGSSEFYDHYRALPEDKIDSLVTMMNNVEPGYSYLVTHVGIDNAELGAMEDMNNSAPLAKMSANRQGELDALTSEAFAKALRENNIKLITFGDLIEIKGLDSMRRPEEDAY encoded by the coding sequence ATGAGTGCCAATAGCCAATCAACTGATCATGATAGTGATACTGAAAAGTATCTCATGATTCGTACTGATGATGTCGGAATGAGTCATTCGGTTAATACCGGTGTGATACAACTTTTGGAAACAGGTTATCCGGTTTCTGCGTCTGTAATGTTTGCCTGCCCCTGGTATCAGGAGGCGGTATCCATACTCAAGGAGTACGATAATGTATCCGTCGGTATTCACCTGACGCTTAATTCGGAATGGGAACACTACCGGTGGGGACCTGTAGCAGGAAGGGATGCCGTACCCTCGTTAACTGACGAAAATGGGTATTTTTTCCACTCCTCCTCAACACTCTATGAAAACAATCCCGACCGGGCTGAACTGGAAAAAGAACTGCGGTCTCAGATAGAAAGGGCCCTGGCATCCGGACTGGAAATCGACTATGTGGACTACCACATGGGTACCGCAATGGGTGACCCAATGTTCAGGGAAGTCACCGAAAACCTGGCCAAAGAATACAAACTTGGCCTATGGGGCTATTTTGGCAGCAGTGAGTTTTATGATCACTACAGAGCTCTTCCGGAAGATAAAATCGACAGTCTGGTTACCATGATGAATAATGTAGAGCCGGGATACAGCTATCTGGTTACACATGTAGGCATAGATAATGCCGAATTGGGTGCCATGGAGGACATGAATAATTCCGCACCCCTGGCAAAGATGAGTGCCAACAGGCAGGGAGAACTGGATGCATTGACCTCTGAAGCATTTGCTAAAGCCCTCAGAGAGAATAACATCAAGCTGATTACTTTCGGAGATCTGATTGAAATCAAAGGTCTGGATAGCATGAGGCGACCCGAGGAAGATGCCTATTGA
- a CDS encoding ABC transporter permease yields MLQKIIYNLDIALEAIRLNKMRSFLTSLGIIFGVASVIAMLAIGRGAQEEVLSQMKLLGTNNVIIEPVIRQVEEDVSNQSRIAQEQNKYSPGLTLEDMYSIKEQIPQVAYVSPEIIYETSFIRSGRMRTGKLVGVNQLYFRINNFILDQGSTFTELQIEDAEPVCVIGSEVKTKFFAGQNPLGKKIKAGNVWLTVVGVLEERELSSESIQNLGIRNYNLDIFVPATTALLRYKNRALVTGQEIQQAAAQRSNNNQNSESSQGQAPNYHQIDKMIVQVSDTRYSVPIADIISRMLQRRHNSVVDFEVIVPELLLQQERRTQEIFNIVLLCIASISLIVGGIGIMNIMLASVVERYREIGVRRAVGAYKQDIQLQFLTEALAISITGGVIGTLLGIAFSYVIELTAGIVTIVSLTSIIISFGVAMGIGVIFGYFPAQRAAEQDPVHALRHE; encoded by the coding sequence TTGCTTCAAAAGATAATTTACAACCTGGATATTGCACTTGAGGCTATCCGCTTAAATAAGATGCGATCTTTTCTTACTTCGCTGGGTATTATCTTCGGGGTAGCTTCGGTTATTGCAATGCTCGCCATCGGACGTGGGGCCCAGGAGGAGGTGCTAAGTCAGATGAAGCTGCTCGGTACCAATAATGTGATTATTGAACCCGTCATCAGGCAGGTGGAAGAAGATGTGTCTAATCAAAGCCGGATTGCACAGGAGCAGAATAAGTACTCTCCCGGTCTTACCCTTGAGGATATGTACAGTATCAAAGAACAGATACCTCAGGTTGCTTATGTAAGTCCTGAAATTATTTACGAAACCAGTTTTATACGAAGCGGTCGCATGCGAACCGGCAAGCTGGTCGGTGTAAACCAGCTCTATTTCAGGATTAACAATTTTATACTCGACCAGGGCTCCACTTTTACTGAGCTTCAGATTGAAGATGCTGAGCCGGTTTGTGTGATCGGATCGGAAGTTAAAACAAAATTTTTTGCAGGTCAGAATCCACTCGGCAAGAAGATAAAGGCCGGGAATGTATGGCTGACCGTGGTAGGTGTGCTGGAAGAACGCGAGCTGAGTTCAGAAAGCATTCAGAACCTGGGCATACGAAACTATAACCTCGATATATTTGTGCCGGCAACCACGGCCTTACTGCGCTATAAAAACCGGGCTCTGGTGACCGGTCAGGAGATTCAGCAAGCTGCTGCACAGCGAAGTAACAATAACCAGAATTCAGAAAGCAGCCAGGGACAGGCTCCAAATTATCATCAAATTGATAAGATGATAGTACAGGTTAGTGACACACGCTACAGCGTACCTATTGCGGATATCATAAGCCGGATGCTTCAGCGCAGGCACAATTCGGTGGTTGATTTTGAAGTGATTGTCCCCGAGCTGTTATTGCAGCAGGAGCGGCGAACCCAGGAGATTTTTAACATCGTTTTGTTATGTATTGCATCCATTTCACTCATTGTCGGTGGGATTGGGATCATGAATATCATGTTGGCTTCGGTCGTTGAACGCTACCGTGAAATTGGTGTTCGGCGTGCAGTTGGAGCCTATAAACAGGACATACAACTACAGTTTTTAACCGAAGCATTGGCAATCAGCATAACCGGCGGTGTGATTGGAACCCTTCTGGGAATCGCATTCAGCTATGTCATTGAGCTGACTGCAGGAATTGTAACGATCGTATCACTTACTTCAATAATAATATCATTCGGTGTGGCTATGGGTATAGGCGTAATATTCGGATATTTTCCTGCTCAGCGTGCTGCCGAACAAGATCCAGTTCACGCTTTACGACATGAATAA
- a CDS encoding amino acid permease — MKNPFRRSSPDKEYVISPQKGGLGTFGGVFTPSILTILGVIMYLRFGWVVGNVGLIGTLLIVTISTSITFLTALSIAAIATDQRVRIGGAYYMISRSLGIESGGAIGIPLYLAQALSVALYTVGFAESVVGVFPTLDIKIVGVITTIGVAILALVSAKAAIRAQYFIMFGILLSLLSLLFGSPIEQSNIEMWGAADRHSEGFWVVFAVFFPAVTGIMAGVNMSGDLENPAKSIPRGTFAAIGVGYVIYMALPIILAHRADALTLIEDPLIMRKMSYWGDAILIGVWGATLSSAVGSILGAPRVLQALARDGVLPRWLRWLGRGDGEDDSPRAGTVLTLGVALAAVWFGNLNIIAPILTMFFLTTYGVLNITAGIERLLNSPSFRPKFKVHWALSMLGALGCISVMFLINAVATGIAFLFVIIIYIWLQRRELEAAWGDVRRGIWMAITRAGLMRMGTEQESKTWRPHPLVLSGAPTNRWHLIDFASALTHNRGILTVATVLTDENISAERKNNMESNIRDFLAKRSVQALVRVTTAPDPFEGAERLIESYGLGALVPNTVILGDSENKNIREQYCKMIATFHRQKRNVLVVHENKEMGFSERKRIDIWWGGLQGNGGLMMILAYLLQSSRTWWDTEVRIKMVVQDEKAAEDANRNLVRIVDQIRTGAKTEVLVSEGRSFNEILHESSKDADLVLLGMAEPDKDFISYYENIQQRLKGLPTTVLVLAAEGISFGEVLMQQDSYHED; from the coding sequence ATGAAAAATCCTTTTCGAAGAAGTTCTCCTGACAAGGAGTATGTCATCTCACCGCAAAAAGGCGGTTTGGGTACATTTGGCGGGGTATTTACCCCTTCAATTCTTACCATCCTGGGTGTAATAATGTATCTTCGCTTCGGCTGGGTGGTTGGTAATGTAGGTTTAATAGGTACCCTACTGATCGTTACGATCTCTACTTCCATCACGTTTCTGACAGCACTCTCTATAGCTGCAATTGCTACGGATCAGAGGGTACGCATAGGAGGGGCTTATTATATGATTAGCCGCTCCCTGGGTATTGAGTCAGGCGGGGCAATCGGCATTCCTCTCTATCTCGCCCAGGCCCTTTCAGTGGCTTTGTACACGGTTGGTTTTGCTGAAAGTGTGGTTGGAGTTTTTCCGACCCTCGATATTAAAATAGTTGGGGTAATCACTACTATAGGAGTGGCCATCCTGGCTCTGGTATCTGCAAAAGCAGCGATAAGGGCCCAGTATTTTATCATGTTCGGTATCTTATTATCACTCCTTTCCCTGCTTTTCGGGAGTCCTATTGAACAGTCGAATATAGAAATGTGGGGAGCAGCCGATCGCCATTCCGAAGGATTTTGGGTAGTCTTTGCAGTATTTTTCCCGGCGGTAACGGGTATTATGGCGGGTGTAAATATGTCGGGCGATCTGGAGAATCCTGCAAAATCTATTCCCCGGGGAACCTTTGCCGCTATCGGGGTCGGCTACGTCATCTATATGGCATTACCGATAATATTAGCCCACCGAGCCGATGCGCTGACTTTGATAGAAGACCCCCTGATCATGCGGAAAATGTCCTATTGGGGTGATGCCATATTGATCGGAGTGTGGGGAGCCACTTTGTCGAGCGCTGTAGGAAGCATTTTGGGAGCACCCAGGGTTCTCCAGGCATTGGCACGTGACGGTGTGCTGCCGCGCTGGCTGCGATGGCTCGGCCGGGGTGACGGAGAAGACGACTCCCCGCGAGCGGGTACCGTGTTGACTCTCGGCGTTGCACTGGCGGCGGTCTGGTTTGGGAATCTCAATATTATCGCTCCTATCCTAACGATGTTCTTTCTCACCACCTACGGGGTTTTGAACATCACGGCAGGCATTGAGCGCCTCTTGAATAGTCCTTCTTTCCGCCCAAAATTTAAGGTACACTGGGCACTTTCTATGCTGGGGGCTTTGGGTTGTATTTCAGTTATGTTCTTGATTAACGCTGTTGCCACAGGCATCGCCTTTTTGTTTGTGATCATCATTTACATCTGGCTGCAGCGCAGGGAGTTGGAAGCTGCCTGGGGAGATGTTCGCCGCGGCATCTGGATGGCTATAACCCGGGCAGGACTCATGCGTATGGGTACCGAACAAGAGTCCAAAACATGGAGACCTCACCCCCTCGTTCTTTCAGGTGCACCAACTAACCGCTGGCACTTAATTGATTTTGCCTCTGCTTTGACGCACAATAGAGGTATTCTTACCGTGGCAACGGTACTGACGGATGAGAATATCAGTGCCGAACGTAAGAACAACATGGAAAGTAATATCAGGGATTTTCTCGCCAAAAGAAGTGTTCAGGCCTTGGTTAGAGTGACGACGGCCCCTGATCCGTTTGAAGGTGCTGAGCGTCTGATCGAATCATATGGACTGGGAGCACTTGTCCCGAATACTGTCATTCTCGGGGATAGTGAGAATAAAAACATACGGGAACAGTACTGTAAAATGATCGCCACCTTTCACAGGCAGAAGAGGAATGTGCTCGTGGTCCATGAAAATAAAGAGATGGGCTTTTCAGAACGGAAGCGAATAGATATCTGGTGGGGCGGACTCCAGGGCAATGGAGGGCTTATGATGATATTGGCCTACCTGCTTCAGAGTAGTCGTACCTGGTGGGATACCGAAGTACGTATTAAAATGGTGGTTCAGGATGAGAAGGCAGCTGAGGACGCAAACAGAAATTTAGTGCGAATAGTAGATCAAATAAGAACGGGAGCCAAAACCGAAGTACTGGTATCGGAAGGAAGGAGCTTTAATGAAATTTTGCATGAGTCATCGAAAGATGCCGATCTGGTACTGCTGGGTATGGCCGAGCCGGATAAGGATTTCATTTCTTACTATGAAAATATTCAACAACGCTTGAAGGGATTACCGACGACGGTACTGGTACTTGCAGCAGAAGGAATCTCTTTCGGGGAAGTGTTGATGCAGCAGGATAGCTATCATGAAGATTAG